Proteins from one Setaria italica strain Yugu1 chromosome V, Setaria_italica_v2.0, whole genome shotgun sequence genomic window:
- the LOC101773676 gene encoding GATA transcription factor 23, with translation MGSADRSEIDGVVVAEKGARSCVECRATTTPMWRSGPTGPRSLCNACGIRYRKKRRQELGLDHKQQQQQNQQQRQQHNGEAKTEVKDSSSNSSSSGSSNLQAVQKRRLLMGVEEAALLLMTLSSSPTSTLLHG, from the exons atgGGCTCCGCCGATCGCAGTGAG ATCGATGGGGTCGTGGTGGCGGAGAAAGGCGCGAGGAGCTGCGTCGAAtgccgcgccaccaccacgcccATGTGGCGCAGCGGCCCGACGGGGCCCAGG TCACTTTGCAATGCTTGCGGGATCCGGTATAGAAAGAAGAGGAGGCAAGAGCTTGGCCTAGaccacaagcagcagcagcagcagaatcAGCAACAGCGACAGCAACATAATGGTGAGGCAAAAACTGAAGTAAAAGACAGTAGTAGCAACAGTAGTAGCAGTGGGAGCAGCAACTTGCAGGCGGTGCAGAAACGGAGGCTCCTAATGGGTGTGGAGGAGGCTGCGTTGTTGCTCATGACCCTGTCTTCCTCACCCACATCCACATTGCTACATGGCTAA